A region of Thermococcus argininiproducens DNA encodes the following proteins:
- the taw3 gene encoding tRNA(Phe) 7-((3-amino-3-carboxypropyl)-4-demethylwyosine(37)-N(4))-methyltransferase Taw3, translating into MRAKRESLKILINAIRENKVDDDIIDLLFLINSINGVYTTSSCSGRIGVIEEPKIGAKPLSRWLLKEHRPVTFEEVKESLKNAQSGIIFLKVQPPIFHVVAESMEIAKKLHEIGLSSGFKYTTFKALNKGRTLVEINGTEYLTVPLGRDGKTLISDEYLEFSVNLGNRMLERSKSRLPRLEENFKKLKEVLGEDELFYEIMED; encoded by the coding sequence ATGAGGGCGAAGAGAGAATCATTAAAAATTCTCATCAATGCCATCAGAGAGAACAAAGTTGATGATGACATAATTGACTTGCTCTTCTTGATAAATTCCATAAATGGAGTTTACACCACGAGTTCATGTTCAGGGAGGATAGGTGTAATAGAAGAACCGAAGATAGGGGCTAAACCTCTCTCAAGGTGGCTCCTTAAGGAGCACAGGCCTGTCACTTTTGAGGAAGTCAAAGAGAGCTTAAAAAACGCCCAAAGTGGCATTATATTTCTAAAGGTCCAACCTCCAATCTTTCATGTCGTTGCGGAGAGCATGGAGATAGCGAAGAAGCTTCATGAGATTGGTTTATCCTCTGGCTTCAAGTACACCACCTTCAAAGCTCTCAACAAAGGAAGGACGCTTGTGGAGATAAATGGAACCGAATATCTAACAGTTCCTTTGGGAAGGGATGGAAAGACTTTGATAAGCGATGAATACCTTGAGTTTTCAGTTAATCTTGGTAATAGAATGCTCGAACGGAGTAAGTCAAGACTTCCAAGGCTGGAAGAAAACTTCAAAAAATTAAAGGAAGTGCTTGGGGAAGATGAGCTGTTTTATGAGATAATGGAGGATTAA
- a CDS encoding ribose 1,5-bisphosphate isomerase has translation MRVVNDVLEIAEKIKTMEIRGAGKIARFAALALQIQAEKSKAQTADELWNETKEAARLLYHTRPTAVSLPNALRYVTYRAKAAYSGGASLEELRFVIINSAKEFIHNSENAVKRIAEFGAKRIEDGDIIMTHCHSKAAIGVMKKAWEDGKDIKVIVTETRPLYQGKLTAKELAEAGIPVIYVVDGAARHYMKMTDKVVMGADSITANGAVINKVGTALLALTAKEHRVWVMIAAETYKFHPETLLGQLVEIEERDPYEVVPKEELATWPKNIVVKNPAFDVTPPEYIDVIITEKSVIPPSAAIAILKEEFGWALKYTEPWED, from the coding sequence ATGCGAGTAGTAAATGATGTTTTGGAGATAGCAGAGAAAATAAAAACAATGGAAATAAGAGGAGCTGGAAAAATAGCACGATTCGCGGCCCTTGCCTTGCAAATTCAAGCTGAAAAAAGCAAGGCACAAACTGCGGATGAACTCTGGAATGAAACTAAAGAGGCCGCTAGATTATTATACCATACAAGACCTACTGCTGTTTCTCTTCCAAACGCACTAAGATACGTCACTTATCGCGCAAAAGCCGCATACAGCGGCGGAGCTAGCTTAGAAGAACTTAGGTTTGTTATCATAAATTCAGCAAAAGAGTTCATACACAACTCGGAAAACGCTGTCAAGAGAATAGCCGAGTTTGGAGCAAAGAGAATTGAAGACGGAGACATAATAATGACACACTGCCACTCAAAAGCGGCAATTGGGGTGATGAAAAAAGCATGGGAAGACGGCAAAGACATTAAAGTGATCGTAACGGAGACCAGGCCCCTTTATCAAGGAAAACTAACTGCCAAGGAGCTAGCTGAGGCTGGAATTCCCGTTATCTACGTGGTAGATGGTGCAGCAAGACACTATATGAAAATGACAGACAAAGTAGTAATGGGTGCAGATTCTATAACCGCCAACGGTGCAGTTATCAATAAAGTAGGGACAGCGTTGTTGGCTCTAACTGCCAAGGAACACCGTGTTTGGGTCATGATTGCTGCCGAAACATATAAATTCCACCCAGAGACTCTTCTAGGACAGTTAGTAGAGATAGAAGAGAGAGACCCCTATGAAGTTGTTCCCAAAGAGGAACTCGCTACATGGCCAAAGAATATCGTTGTGAAGAATCCAGCCTTCGATGTAACTCCTCCAGAGTATATAGATGTGATAATCACTGAGAAATCAGTTATACCACCCTCTGCTGCTATAGCTATCTTGAAAGAAGAGTTTGGATGGGCCCTCAAGTACACAGAGCCCTGGGAGGATTAA
- a CDS encoding PLP-dependent aminotransferase family protein, protein MELEKRLKEKLEAPPLNYEEYFSEKALGMKASEIRELLKLVESSDVISLAGGLPAPETFPVEIIEEITKEVLKNHAAQALQYGTTKGFTPLRLAIAEWMRQRYEIPISKVDIMITSGSQQALDLIGRVFINPGDIVIVEAPTYLATLQAFKYYDPQLVQIPLDDEGMRIDLLEEKLQELEKEGKKVKIVYTIPTFQNPAGVTMNEKRRKRLLELASQYDFIIVEDNPYGELRYSGEPVKPIKSWDEEGRVLYLGTFSKILAPGFRIGWIAGEPHFIRKLEIAKQSVDLCTNTFSQVIAWKYVEGGHLDTHIPKIINFYKPRRDAMLKALEEFMPEGVKWTVPEGGMFVWVTLPEGIDTKEMFEKAVSKGVAYVPGEAFFAYRDVKNTMRLNFTYVPEDKIIEGVKRLAEAIKEEMKG, encoded by the coding sequence ATGGAACTTGAAAAGAGACTCAAGGAAAAATTGGAGGCTCCACCTTTGAATTATGAGGAATATTTCTCAGAAAAAGCACTTGGAATGAAGGCTTCGGAGATTAGAGAGCTTCTGAAACTTGTAGAGAGTTCAGATGTAATTTCACTTGCAGGAGGTCTTCCAGCACCTGAAACATTCCCTGTAGAGATAATTGAGGAGATTACAAAAGAGGTTCTCAAAAACCACGCTGCTCAAGCACTCCAATACGGGACCACTAAGGGATTCACACCACTAAGACTAGCCATAGCCGAGTGGATGAGGCAGAGGTATGAGATCCCTATTTCAAAGGTAGATATAATGATCACCAGTGGTTCCCAGCAAGCGCTCGACTTGATCGGTAGGGTCTTCATAAATCCAGGAGACATTGTGATTGTTGAAGCTCCAACTTATTTGGCCACTCTTCAAGCTTTCAAGTATTATGATCCCCAGTTAGTTCAAATTCCATTAGATGACGAAGGTATGAGAATTGATCTTCTTGAAGAAAAGCTTCAGGAGTTAGAGAAAGAGGGTAAGAAGGTAAAGATAGTTTACACTATTCCAACCTTCCAGAATCCTGCTGGGGTCACTATGAATGAGAAGAGGAGGAAGAGACTTCTTGAATTAGCATCTCAATATGACTTCATAATAGTGGAGGACAATCCCTATGGCGAACTACGTTATTCTGGAGAACCAGTAAAACCAATCAAGTCATGGGATGAGGAAGGAAGGGTACTCTATTTAGGAACCTTCTCAAAAATTCTTGCGCCTGGATTCAGGATTGGTTGGATTGCAGGGGAACCTCACTTCATAAGGAAGCTTGAGATAGCAAAACAAAGTGTTGATTTATGTACCAACACCTTTAGCCAAGTAATAGCCTGGAAATACGTTGAGGGGGGACATTTAGATACTCACATACCAAAGATAATTAATTTCTACAAACCCAGAAGGGACGCTATGTTAAAAGCTTTGGAAGAGTTCATGCCTGAAGGAGTCAAGTGGACAGTACCTGAGGGAGGAATGTTCGTTTGGGTAACACTCCCAGAAGGAATAGACACAAAGGAGATGTTTGAAAAGGCCGTTAGCAAGGGCGTTGCATATGTCCCGGGAGAGGCATTCTTTGCTTACAGGGATGTGAAAAATACCATGAGACTTAACTTTACCTATGTTCCTGAGGATAAGATTATAGAAGGTGTTAAACGTCTTGCTGAGGCTATAAAAGAAGAAATGAAGGGATAG
- a CDS encoding helix-turn-helix domain-containing protein yields MLEKEKEALAKRIAGEITLSSDPGKTMRKWREIFGISQTELADHLGVSSSVISDYEGGRRKSPGASTIRKFVEALLVIDEKRGGNVIRAFSRTIGGDLPTNAILDIREFAFPVTVKDILNAVKGEVVANEDLLGRKIYGYTVIDSIQAILEMSSDEFLKLYGWTTERALIFTKVTTGRSPMIAIRVQGLKPAVVVLYGVKNLDELAVKIAERERVPLVVSHVKDENELILNLRALVEKSERG; encoded by the coding sequence ATGTTGGAGAAAGAGAAGGAAGCTTTGGCCAAGAGAATTGCGGGGGAAATAACTTTATCTTCTGACCCTGGAAAAACCATGAGAAAATGGAGAGAAATATTTGGTATAAGTCAAACTGAACTTGCAGATCATTTAGGGGTATCTTCTTCGGTAATCAGCGATTATGAAGGTGGACGAAGAAAAAGTCCTGGAGCATCAACTATTAGGAAGTTTGTTGAAGCTCTTCTAGTGATAGATGAAAAACGTGGAGGGAACGTCATAAGAGCATTCAGCCGGACTATAGGTGGTGACTTACCCACTAATGCTATTCTTGATATAAGAGAGTTTGCTTTTCCTGTCACTGTGAAAGACATACTGAATGCAGTGAAAGGAGAAGTTGTTGCTAATGAAGATTTACTTGGTAGGAAGATTTATGGATATACAGTGATAGATAGTATTCAAGCTATACTTGAGATGAGCAGTGATGAATTTTTGAAACTTTATGGATGGACTACAGAAAGGGCGTTAATATTCACAAAAGTTACTACTGGAAGAAGCCCAATGATAGCAATAAGGGTGCAGGGATTGAAACCAGCAGTGGTTGTATTGTACGGTGTCAAGAACCTTGATGAACTCGCAGTAAAAATAGCCGAAAGAGAAAGGGTACCATTAGTAGTCTCACACGTTAAAGATGAAAATGAACTTATTCTAAATCTAAGGGCACTTGTCGAAAAGAGTGAAAGAGGCTAA
- a CDS encoding 4-phosphopantoate--beta-alanine ligase, producing MVKIPKSHPRYWSLYYREKIIEGMEKGMTAKAGLIAHGRGEAFDYLIGETTIEPAEKALKAAVAKLLLAEYPVISVNGNVAALVPKETIELAKALNAKLEINLFYRTEDRVKTIAEELRKHDPNVELLGINPTKRIPNLESERGKVDENGIWKADVVVVPLEDGDRTEALVAMGKFIITIDLNPLSRSARMADITIVDNIVRAYPRMIELAKEMKKLPKEELEKIVKEYNNGQILNEVLLHINSRLEKLSKEGVWRKKELST from the coding sequence ATGGTAAAAATTCCCAAAAGTCATCCGAGATATTGGAGTCTTTACTACAGAGAGAAGATCATTGAGGGCATGGAAAAGGGTATGACTGCTAAGGCTGGGCTGATAGCCCATGGAAGGGGAGAGGCTTTCGATTATCTAATTGGAGAAACAACCATAGAACCTGCAGAAAAGGCCCTGAAAGCTGCAGTTGCAAAACTTCTTTTAGCAGAATATCCAGTAATATCAGTAAACGGAAATGTAGCAGCTCTGGTCCCCAAAGAGACCATAGAACTTGCAAAAGCTTTGAATGCAAAACTGGAGATAAATCTCTTCTACAGAACTGAAGACAGAGTTAAGACAATAGCAGAAGAGTTGAGAAAGCATGACCCCAATGTAGAACTTCTTGGCATAAACCCCACTAAAAGGATTCCAAACTTGGAGAGCGAGAGGGGCAAAGTTGACGAGAATGGTATCTGGAAAGCGGATGTTGTGGTTGTACCACTAGAAGATGGAGACAGAACAGAGGCATTAGTTGCTATGGGCAAATTCATCATAACAATCGACCTAAATCCCCTCTCAAGGAGTGCGAGAATGGCAGACATAACAATAGTCGACAATATTGTAAGAGCATATCCAAGGATGATCGAACTGGCTAAAGAAATGAAAAAGCTCCCGAAAGAAGAGCTTGAGAAGATAGTAAAAGAATACAATAACGGTCAAATTTTAAATGAAGTACTCTTGCATATAAACTCCAGACTAGAGAAACTATCTAAGGAAGGAGTTTGGAGAAAAAAAGAACTTTCAACTTAG
- a CDS encoding flavodoxin domain-containing protein — MKICILYDTKRGSTKKVALKIGEALKEKADIKIERVTDKFKVENCDLIIIGAPIYYERPLPSVINFIRSKNGLEGKKVAVFVLCIADKFGEFGKKYTEKRYMRLMTNPIKGKIIAKKVFDGWILNENPKTLEDAKQWALRVLEAFQTGKIIEKVEHPE, encoded by the coding sequence ATGAAAATCTGTATCCTCTATGACACTAAAAGAGGCTCAACTAAGAAAGTGGCTCTTAAAATCGGTGAGGCCCTTAAAGAAAAAGCAGACATCAAAATAGAACGGGTAACTGATAAATTCAAGGTAGAAAACTGCGATCTAATTATAATTGGAGCTCCAATTTACTATGAACGGCCGCTCCCGAGCGTTATAAACTTCATCCGATCAAAAAATGGGCTTGAAGGCAAAAAAGTTGCTGTCTTCGTTCTATGTATAGCTGACAAGTTCGGAGAATTTGGAAAAAAGTACACCGAAAAGCGGTATATGAGGTTAATGACCAATCCAATCAAAGGAAAAATAATAGCAAAGAAAGTCTTCGATGGCTGGATACTAAATGAGAACCCAAAAACCCTAGAGGATGCAAAACAATGGGCTCTACGAGTACTAGAAGCATTTCAAACTGGAAAGATTATTGAGAAGGTAGAACATCCTGAATGA
- a CDS encoding Lrp/AsnC family transcriptional regulator: MVENGVIKRFTIDVDHKQLGYELEVLLELKVKRGLPRPVALKLYKLPHVEDVWEITGDTDLIVRAYFKNVDELNDFLHMLGNNYPEIENVITHVVLGSYKNPEAWF; encoded by the coding sequence ATGGTTGAGAATGGTGTCATTAAAAGATTTACAATAGATGTGGACCATAAACAGCTCGGATATGAACTGGAGGTTCTTTTGGAGCTTAAGGTTAAGCGAGGCCTCCCTCGCCCGGTGGCACTAAAGCTGTATAAATTACCTCATGTAGAGGATGTATGGGAGATTACAGGAGATACGGACTTAATTGTGAGAGCATACTTCAAAAATGTAGATGAACTAAACGACTTCCTTCATATGTTGGGTAATAATTACCCAGAAATAGAAAACGTGATAACTCATGTAGTTCTTGGAAGTTATAAGAATCCAGAGGCTTGGTTTTAA
- a CDS encoding transcription factor S, whose protein sequence is MKFCPKCGSIMLPNKKKGVFICRKCGYEEPLDPETAERYKIKQNIKHEREDIPVIEQDVATLPKAKVTCPKCGNNEAYWWELQTRAGDEPSTIFYRCTKCGYTWRSYE, encoded by the coding sequence ATGAAATTCTGTCCAAAATGTGGGAGCATAATGCTGCCAAACAAGAAGAAGGGAGTTTTCATTTGTAGAAAATGTGGTTATGAGGAGCCTCTTGACCCAGAAACAGCTGAGAGATATAAAATAAAACAGAACATTAAACATGAAAGAGAAGACATCCCAGTGATAGAGCAAGACGTTGCCACACTTCCAAAGGCTAAAGTTACATGTCCAAAATGTGGAAATAATGAAGCATATTGGTGGGAATTGCAGACTAGAGCAGGAGATGAGCCTTCAACGATTTTCTATAGGTGTACAAAGTGTGGGTACACTTGGAGGAGTTATGAATAA
- a CDS encoding DNA polymerase sliding clamp: MPFEIVFDGAKEFADLIDTASNLIDEAAFKVTEEGISMRAMDPSRVVLIDLNLPAGIFSKYDIDGEETVGVNMDHFKKILKRGKGKDILVLRKGEENFLEITLEGTAKRTFKLPLIEVEELELELPELPFTVRAVVLGEVLKEAVKDASLVSDSLKFIAKENEFVMKAEGETQEVEIKLTLEDEGLLDLNVEEETKSAYGVSYLADMVKGIGKADEVMLKFGNEMPLQMDYPIRDEGRLTFLLAPRVEE, translated from the coding sequence ATGCCATTTGAAATAGTTTTTGATGGAGCGAAAGAATTTGCAGACTTGATTGACACAGCAAGCAACTTAATCGATGAAGCTGCATTCAAAGTTACTGAAGAAGGAATCTCGATGAGGGCAATGGACCCAAGCAGAGTAGTTCTGATTGATCTCAATCTCCCTGCTGGTATATTTAGTAAGTATGATATCGATGGGGAGGAGACTGTAGGAGTCAATATGGATCACTTCAAGAAAATTCTCAAGAGGGGAAAGGGTAAGGACATTCTTGTTCTTAGGAAAGGAGAGGAGAACTTTCTTGAGATTACTCTTGAGGGGACTGCAAAAAGGACTTTTAAACTCCCCTTAATTGAAGTTGAAGAACTAGAACTTGAACTGCCAGAACTCCCATTCACAGTTAGGGCTGTGGTATTAGGAGAGGTGCTCAAAGAAGCTGTAAAAGATGCTTCCCTCGTTAGTGATAGTCTCAAGTTCATTGCAAAGGAAAATGAGTTTGTTATGAAAGCAGAGGGAGAAACCCAAGAGGTCGAAATCAAGCTCACTCTTGAAGACGAGGGTTTGCTTGACTTGAATGTGGAAGAAGAAACTAAGAGTGCTTATGGTGTCAGTTATCTCGCGGACATGGTCAAGGGAATTGGCAAAGCAGATGAGGTAATGCTCAAGTTCGGAAATGAGATGCCTCTTCAGATGGACTACCCAATAAGAGATGAAGGAAGACTCACATTCCTGTTGGCTCCTCGTGTTGAGGAATGA
- a CDS encoding molybdopterin-dependent oxidoreductase, translating to MFNVCMRDCYDTCSIISELHEGKLRVRGNPSHPITQGFLCPKGALLPKWLHSRDRLKTPLIRRDLTDDFKETNWEEAINLIANRLMETIRKYGSESVLVYNYAGDRGVVNYAFPLRLFHYLNTSILDYGICDRAGQEALKDVYGTAGGMDPEELKNQKLIVYWGINPVWTNLHGFMLAKKHGLEKWVVDVIKTETAKRCEKFFQIRPNTDVVFALGVARLIIENELYDREFIREKVYGFEKFVKYLDRFDMNFVSGETGIEKERIEEFAFGYAEKKGVIHIGYGFQRSFSGGEAIRAIAILPALVGHKFGFIYDMKTIDKSYAEGEFLRTKPARKIPQMRLAEYIENGEIKFLYVYNSNPFASLPNQNRLRKAIEDNNVFVVVHDIFLTDTALYAHVVLPANTFFERYDIADSYYHRYVALNEPVMRLYGKSNSEVTRLLAKALGIENPHLYETDKKVIKKVLEINGIRFEELRKAGFVKIPIQERTYNTPSGKIEFYSQRALNRGLSPFPEYKSRRGRGLQLLSPTWKMTITSQYHNTYNIIDPYLHMNPKDAKERGIHENDEVEIFNKNGRIKTRVKLNEDIPEGVVLLYKAFWTKILGWNVNFLTTDETVEEYGNGSAYHSTWVEVRKI from the coding sequence ATGTTTAACGTCTGTATGCGGGACTGTTATGACACATGTTCGATAATAAGTGAGCTCCATGAAGGAAAGTTGAGAGTGAGGGGGAATCCCTCTCATCCAATAACACAGGGTTTTTTGTGTCCTAAGGGTGCATTACTCCCCAAGTGGCTTCATAGCAGGGATCGGCTTAAAACTCCTCTTATTAGGAGAGATTTGACAGATGATTTTAAAGAAACTAACTGGGAAGAGGCAATAAACCTTATCGCAAATCGTTTAATGGAAACCATACGTAAATATGGGAGTGAAAGTGTTTTAGTATATAATTATGCTGGCGATCGTGGGGTTGTTAATTATGCATTTCCATTGCGTCTCTTTCATTATCTCAACACTTCAATCCTTGATTATGGGATATGTGATAGGGCTGGTCAAGAGGCACTAAAAGATGTTTATGGGACGGCCGGGGGTATGGATCCAGAGGAGCTGAAAAATCAGAAGCTCATAGTTTACTGGGGAATAAATCCAGTATGGACGAACCTTCATGGCTTCATGCTTGCTAAGAAACATGGTCTTGAAAAGTGGGTTGTGGATGTTATAAAGACCGAGACTGCGAAGAGATGTGAGAAGTTCTTTCAAATTAGGCCCAATACGGATGTGGTTTTTGCCCTTGGTGTTGCAAGGCTCATTATAGAGAATGAATTATACGACAGGGAATTTATTAGAGAAAAAGTTTATGGATTTGAGAAGTTTGTAAAATACCTGGATCGCTTTGATATGAACTTTGTAAGCGGTGAAACAGGGATTGAGAAGGAGAGAATTGAGGAATTTGCCTTTGGCTATGCAGAGAAAAAGGGAGTTATACACATTGGTTATGGTTTCCAACGATCTTTTAGTGGTGGGGAGGCCATAAGGGCAATTGCGATACTTCCGGCCCTTGTTGGACATAAGTTTGGCTTTATCTATGACATGAAGACCATTGATAAGAGCTATGCTGAGGGAGAATTTCTCCGTACGAAACCTGCTAGGAAAATTCCTCAAATGAGGCTCGCTGAATACATTGAAAATGGAGAAATAAAGTTCCTTTATGTGTATAATTCAAATCCATTTGCTTCTCTTCCAAATCAAAATCGCTTGAGAAAGGCTATAGAGGATAATAATGTTTTTGTTGTGGTTCATGATATATTTCTTACTGACACTGCCCTTTATGCTCATGTTGTTCTTCCAGCGAATACGTTCTTTGAACGATACGATATTGCGGATTCTTATTACCATAGGTATGTGGCCCTTAATGAACCAGTTATGAGGCTTTATGGAAAGAGCAACAGTGAAGTCACAAGGTTGTTGGCTAAGGCGTTAGGAATAGAGAATCCTCACCTTTATGAGACTGATAAAAAGGTCATTAAAAAAGTTCTGGAAATCAATGGAATACGTTTCGAAGAGCTTAGAAAAGCAGGTTTTGTTAAAATTCCTATACAAGAAAGAACATACAATACTCCAAGTGGAAAAATTGAGTTTTACTCTCAAAGAGCGCTTAATAGGGGCTTGTCTCCATTTCCAGAATACAAATCGAGGAGAGGGAGAGGACTTCAACTCCTTAGTCCAACCTGGAAGATGACCATAACAAGTCAGTATCATAATACATACAATATAATTGACCCATACCTCCATATGAATCCAAAAGATGCCAAGGAGCGGGGTATACATGAAAATGATGAAGTGGAGATTTTTAACAAGAATGGGAGAATAAAAACAAGGGTAAAACTAAATGAAGACATTCCAGAGGGGGTTGTCCTCCTTTACAAAGCCTTCTGGACCAAGATACTTGGATGGAATGTAAACTTTCTTACAACAGATGAGACTGTAGAGGAATATGGTAATGGATCGGCTTATCACTCAACTTGGGTTGAGGTTAGAAAAATCTAG
- a CDS encoding iron-sulfur cluster assembly protein, producing MAFLDFLKGKPKGKIKELPPEVREVVEELKKVKDPETELNIVDEGLVYGITVEGKNVMVWLFLARSTPECHFCQAIAMNVQKRIIKDIVSVLRDKGFSSVKVYNEIGLLLEEWREKDEKNTAF from the coding sequence ATGGCCTTTTTAGACTTTCTTAAAGGAAAACCCAAAGGAAAGATTAAGGAACTTCCCCCTGAAGTTAGAGAGGTAGTAGAAGAACTCAAAAAAGTAAAAGATCCTGAAACTGAGCTTAACATAGTAGATGAAGGACTGGTATATGGTATAACAGTTGAAGGTAAGAACGTTATGGTGTGGCTCTTCTTAGCGAGGAGTACCCCAGAGTGTCACTTTTGTCAGGCCATAGCTATGAATGTACAGAAGCGAATTATAAAAGATATTGTGAGCGTGTTGAGAGATAAGGGATTTAGTAGTGTAAAGGTGTATAATGAAATCGGCCTTTTACTTGAGGAGTGGAGGGAGAAAGATGAAAAGAATACGGCCTTTTAA
- a CDS encoding aldo/keto reductase gives MKRIRPFNDLKKIGDDKVTAIGMGTWGVGGWESPDYSRDKENIEALRYGLELGMNLIDTAEFYASGHSEELVGEAIKEFEREDIFIVSKIWPIHFGYESAKRAARASAKRLGTYIDLYLLHWPIDDFRRIKETLHALEELVDKGVIRYIGVSNFDLDLLKRSQEVMKKYEIVVNQVKYSLRDRRPEHNGLLEYMKREKITLMAYTPLEKGSLARNRCLSEMGIKYGKTAAQIALNWLIWKENVVAIPKATNKVHIKENFGAMGWRLSREDYETLLKCV, from the coding sequence ATGAAAAGAATACGGCCTTTTAATGATTTAAAGAAAATAGGTGATGATAAGGTCACTGCCATAGGAATGGGGACATGGGGTGTAGGAGGTTGGGAAAGCCCGGATTATTCAAGGGATAAAGAAAACATTGAGGCATTGAGGTATGGCCTTGAACTTGGCATGAATCTCATAGACACTGCTGAGTTTTATGCCTCTGGCCACAGTGAAGAACTTGTTGGTGAGGCGATTAAAGAGTTTGAGCGAGAAGATATTTTCATAGTAAGTAAAATCTGGCCCATACACTTTGGATATGAAAGTGCTAAAAGGGCAGCAAGAGCAAGCGCGAAGAGACTTGGTACTTACATAGATTTGTACCTCCTTCACTGGCCTATAGATGATTTTAGGAGAATAAAAGAGACACTTCATGCATTGGAGGAGCTTGTAGATAAGGGAGTAATAAGGTATATAGGTGTCAGTAATTTTGACTTGGATCTTCTTAAACGTAGCCAAGAGGTTATGAAGAAATACGAAATTGTGGTAAATCAAGTTAAATATTCTCTTAGAGACCGTAGGCCTGAACATAATGGTCTCTTGGAGTACATGAAAAGAGAGAAGATAACCCTGATGGCATATACTCCGCTTGAAAAAGGAAGTCTTGCAAGGAATAGATGCTTAAGCGAGATGGGGATTAAATACGGCAAAACTGCTGCACAAATTGCTTTAAACTGGCTCATATGGAAAGAAAATGTAGTTGCTATCCCCAAAGCTACGAATAAAGTCCATATCAAGGAAAACTTTGGTGCAATGGGATGGAGACTCAGCAGGGAGGATTATGAGACACTCCTAAAATGTGTGTAG
- a CDS encoding LysO family transporter translates to MNIFIPLVVGVLIGYLFKNKLRFSMDKPMSIALLLLIFFMGVEAGRVEIDAFKLLIYSLVFASFTILGSLFVALVGVRK, encoded by the coding sequence ATGAACATTTTCATACCACTTGTAGTGGGAGTCCTAATAGGTTATTTGTTCAAAAATAAGCTTCGATTTAGTATGGACAAGCCTATGAGCATAGCCCTGCTCTTATTGATCTTCTTTATGGGGGTCGAAGCGGGGAGGGTTGAGATCGATGCATTTAAACTTTTAATATACTCCTTAGTATTTGCTTCTTTTACGATATTGGGAAGTTTATTTGTAGCCCTTGTGGGGGTGAGGAAGTGA
- a CDS encoding lysine exporter LysO family protein has translation MNFLYFVLASLILGITLGKTTTFDFGNLYEIMLYLLIFIIGMDIGKSKGLREELKKLGRMALLLPMATVIGSLLGGFLASLLLGIPLKWALGISAGFGWYSLTGPLLAAYSPIYGVIGFLANLTREILTIIFYPVVIRKIPREVGIVMGGATTMDTTLPIMAKFGGTEITLLAFVHGFILTAIAPFLIPLILQIL, from the coding sequence GTGAACTTTCTTTATTTTGTCTTAGCGTCTCTGATTTTGGGTATAACTCTTGGAAAGACTACTACTTTTGATTTTGGAAACTTATATGAGATCATGCTTTACCTCTTGATATTTATCATTGGAATGGACATAGGTAAAAGTAAAGGTCTCAGAGAGGAACTTAAGAAACTTGGTAGGATGGCACTTTTGCTTCCAATGGCCACAGTTATAGGTTCGTTACTTGGTGGCTTTTTAGCTTCATTGCTTTTGGGAATACCTTTGAAGTGGGCCTTAGGGATTTCAGCTGGTTTTGGGTGGTATTCTCTCACAGGCCCCCTTTTGGCAGCATATTCTCCAATTTATGGAGTGATAGGATTTCTAGCAAATTTGACCCGTGAAATTCTCACTATAATCTTTTATCCAGTTGTCATAAGGAAGATCCCAAGAGAAGTTGGAATTGTGATGGGAGGGGCCACGACGATGGATACTACCCTCCCAATAATGGCAAAGTTTGGAGGCACAGAGATAACGCTTTTGGCATTTGTTCACGGGTTTATACTAACGGCCATAGCTCCCTTCCTAATCCCGCTGATACTTCAGATTCTCTAA